The Scheffersomyces stipitis CBS 6054 chromosome 5, complete sequence genome contains the following window.
AATCTGAGAATGGGCCTTCAAAGAGTAACAAAAGACCGGCTCCTGTTGATGAGGATGATGTTATAGAAGTTCTTTCACAAGGTGAGAGTGTGCCGAGTGGCAGCTCTACACCTGAGGCTCAAcctaagaagaagacaaaacCAGAATCTCAGTTGCCAGCTTTGCCTGGAAAACTGGATCAAGTAGCATGTCCAATATGTAACAAGATGATGTCTGCTGACATTTTGCAAACAAGACATCTAGACGACTGTCTCAGTGGGAAAACGACTCCACCAAGTAGCAATGGTTCACATCTGCGGAAGAAAGCCGGTGCTAGTCACGGAATAgcttcattcttcaagaaggagtCACCAGTACcgtcctcttcttcatcttcgcCTTCAACATCAAATTCTGCATTTTCTAAAGCTGAAATTCTGCAACCGGTAGGATTCAAGGAGTCATACTTGAAGCAGGTTGAAAAGACGAATTCAGAGTCTGTCAAGAAGCTTCCAAAACTTGACTTCCAGTCCTTGTCTACTCCAAAACTAAAAGAGAAGCTTGCTGCCTTGAATCTAAAGGTTCAGGGATCCCGATCTCAGTTGGAGATGCGCTACAACCAATTCTATGTACTCTACAACTCGAATCTAGATAGCAGCCGACCCGTCCTGGAGAAACAATTGAAGCTGACATTGAATAAATGGGAACAACTGCATCTGGCATTTAATACCGAATCTTCCACGTTGTTCTCCAGTAGAGCCTCAATTAGCAACAGGTCAATTACATCCAAGACGTTTCTGGTCCGGGAGTGGCTTCAAGTGTATCATCAGGAATTTAGGGAGTTGATCCGTGCGGCGAGAGCATCGGCTAAGAAGGATAAGAAATCCAAAGCAAAAAATACCATAGACGTtatagaagaagctgaaTACGTCGAAGTCTCAAAGAAGGATGACTCAAGACCTCAACAAGAACACGGTTCCACGGAAAGCAAGGTTCCACAGTTAACTCCGGAATTGGACATGGAATTGGTGGATATGGATTTTGCAGACGATATCGCCAACAGTCTGTTGTTTGGAGGAACGTGAGCGAAACAGAGCGGAGTTTGAAATTGGAGAAAAtgagaattgaagttgtcagGGCTTTGGTTTTGCAGCTAAATACCATAATGGCTGCAATAATATTCACGATAACCTCTGCCTCGTGTTTCAGGTCGAACCTTAGTTTGGTAACTAGTACCTTTACTTCAGCATTCATTTACGTTAGTCCTCCGCAATTAAGCAATCGATAATTATAGAAGTCTGGATTTTAAGACAGACTAGGACTGACAACATTTGAATGCTTAGTATATAGCTCAGGATGTTTTGTCTTCGAATTGAGTCAGTATTGACAAGAAACTCTACATAGATTTAAGTACAATGAGTAGATGATTCCGAGTAGTGAACTACGATTAATTGGTTGAGTTGTAAGTTAGTCACCATGAACATTAgtcattttgcaatttcaagttGCCACAATTGCAAGGCTTGGCACTTTCGACGCAACTCTCTTATCGCCTCCTAGATACTCAAATCCAGCATTAGAAACTTATAGAGCTACAGTGGGGCAGAAACCAGACGCCGGTATACCTCTTCTCACGTGATGAGCTCGCGAAGCATATCCTGAAGCAGGAAAGATTAGCGGAGTTTTTCCGCGCTAATAATACGGGGATCCGGCATTTAGCACTTAATAGCCCATCGGTGATCTCTGATGATGTTCTTAAAATCGCGTCACAATTTACGGGACGCATCGCTACGGTCAACTTGACAGCTATCTTTATATAGAGCCATCTTTCCATGACATCTCAGGTggtttctttctgttttgTTTTGTTTCCAATTAGTGCTACTTCGGTTAATTCAACTTAGCTATCAccgaatttttcagtccTTCAGTGAGCCATCTCTATGGACGAGACTTACTACTTGACCACTCACGAGACGGCTTTGGCCGTCGTGGCGACagcgatgaagaaggcCAGACTCCGTATAGATACACTAGCTCTCAGCTCGCTCATGGGAGGTATCTTATTCAGTACTGGAGGTATGCTCTATGTGCTAGTGGAGTCATACTGTCCAGGATTAAGAGAATCAAACCCCGGCATCATATACCTTATACAAGGAGCTTTGTTTCCCATTGGACTTTTCTACGTGGTGATAATGGgtgttgatcttttcaactccaacatactcttcttcagtacAGCATTGTGCCGGGGAGCAGTTTCCTTTTTAGACTTATTCATCAGCTGGTTCGTTAGCTACTGGTTGAATCTTGTAGGGAACATTTTTGTTTGCTATATCATCTGCCATTATTCGCATGTAAGCCAGGAGCCCAGTTTCATAGAGGGCTCTATTACCGTCGTGGAGACAAAAGTAAAGTTTTCATTTGTAGCAAATCTCATCAAGGCTATCGCGGGAAACTTCTTTGTCTCCTTAGCTATATACTTGCAGTTGATGGCGAAGCCACTCCATGTCAAATTGATCATGATGGTGCttccaattttcagttttgTAGCCATGGGCTTCACGCATGCTGTGGCAGATATGTATTTACTTATCATGGGCACTATCAATGGAGCACCCGTTTCTGTGGGTGAACTTGCTTGGAAATTGTTTTTGCCTGGTGCCTTGGGAAATATCATTGGAGGTTCCTTCTTTGGCGTAGTGATTACTTGGTACTTACACTTGGTTGTAGTAGAAAGGGACCAGAGACAATTGCATTTGCCTCAGTATGAGGTCAGAGACGAACAACCCGAATTGGGTATGGATTCTAGGGTCGTGAGACAACAGCCTTCAGTAGAAATCACAGAAGAGTTCCCTactttggaagagaagCTTGGCGAAGAACGTTTGTCGTCTGACTCCAGCAATTTAGAAGTCTATAGACTGAGACTGAGACTCATACTGAGCGATTTGGCCAGGATATCTTCCAGAGCAACGGGAATCTCACGTATAAccacaagaacaattcgTACTGCTAAGAAATCTCCGAAGAATGTCTTCCCAGTGTACGGAATGGGTCCAGCATCCCTGAAAGACCAAAAAATCGCATCAGGTAGAGACGACTACGACGATAATGACACTAATTCGATGTACTCAGCAAGTCAAGAGTTGGGTCCTAATGAGGTGCCTTCGGCTGATTACATAGGTGAACAATTAAGAAAAGTAATCTCAAGAAAAGGATCCAGCGCTGGAAGTAATTTGAGACGGAAAGTCAGCGATTTGGAGTCTCAACGCTATAGACGTTCTTCTCAGGAAACAAGACgatctatttcttctttcagaAGACCATTCAGAAATTCTATTCAtttgaacagaaacaacCTTGAAGAGTTCCATAACAGATTGGAAAGGGCCAAGGTAACACCGAAGTCTGCAGCAGCTGCAGACGATGTGGCTGGCGTAGACCCCTTGACTATCTACCGTAGCAGTACTAAAAGTACAACAAGTCCCCAGAATGTGTTCCGTGGAGCTAGTATGACAGCAACTGATTCCGCCAATGTCGACAATACGGTCagtatttcttctgaagtcaTAATCGATACTCCAGCTACAGACAGATCGGAGACAGCAACCAGTAACGACTACAATGTATATAGCTACCAGCCCGACGAACCTATACAAGAACACAGTAGTGAAGATAAGGGAAGCCAAAAAAACCCACTGAAAAGTGAACAGCATGACACACACAAGTAATCAGAATATTTAATTTATAGACAATAGACTTTGCATTTTCATTAACAAGGCGATGTAGATTAGAGATAAAAAAAATAGATGGATGGGTGCAAAAATATAATTTTTGGACGAGACAGGAATCGAACCAGTGACCTTTTGCTTGCAAGGCAAACGCGCTACCAACTACGCCACACGCCCATAATCAATATGAGAAGGCTGTAATTGAATGATTTTAGTATTCaaaatcacgtgataaaAATCACGTTTTCTGCATAATTCTAAGAAAATTCACGTTGTAAGTAGTAAAATTGAGTTCAATCAAGCTTATTCACTTTTGTTATGTTATCAGGGTCCTAATGGTACTAATTATCCTAATTTTGCGTTtcaaagaatttgaaaatattttaaatttgtattttcaacaagaagttggaatttttccaaattaaagatttcttgttcttaAATTTCATAAAAGCAAAAAAGAACATACATATACTGCAACTCAAGTCAAGTAGAACTATTGTTTCATATAGAAGTACAATGTCTTTAATTACCTTTTTTAATGAATTTTTTGCGCCATGAATGTGGCCATATTTCGCAGCCCACTAGTATCTATTAGTACGGTAACAGTTGCTATTAATTGACAACATTTCCACGAACAAAAggtatatatatatagtaGGTATGCCCAATATTAAAGAGCCACCGAAAGTTCTACATCAGCTATAATATCCTTTAAGCCCTCCTTCTTCGACCAATTTCTCGTGCCATAATCATGGTTTATATTTGCAACTGCAACAGGTTTCCATTTTGAGATGAGCCGAAAAAAATTGAGACCTCATCttaaatttttcaactaAAAGTTAGCTAgagaatattgaatatcACTATTTCTCTATAGAATTCCTCCAATTTTTACCATGAGCACAACTTCAGCCTCTGAGGCGTATGTCGATGACAATTCATCGTGGGATTCATTCCATTTGGACGCTCGTCTTGTTCAGGCCATCGATCAGCTTGGTTTTGAACATCCTACCTTAATTCAGGCTAGTGCGATTCCCCTagctttggaagaaaagagagatATCATAGCGAAAGCTTCTACAGGCTCTGGAAAAACTGGTGCCTATGTGATTCCAATCATTCATAACTTGCTTACGGATGCTGAGGTCGAATCGGGAAACCATCATATAAAAAGTATAATCTTGGTGCCTACTAGAGAGTTGTCCAACCAAGTTCTCCAGTTCGTTGAAAAACTCTTGGTGTACAGCAACAATAGAATTAATGCCATCAACTTGTCCGCTAATCTCAGTGACCAAGTTGTCAACTCGCTATTGATGAACAAGCCAGAAATCATCATCTCCACACcagccaagttgatccaggtcttggaaaagaatgCCAATAAAGACTTGATCGATTTGTCTACTGTAAGGAACTTGACCATTGACGAAGTTGATTTGGTATTGTCGTATGGGTATCTCGAGGATTtgcagaagttggagaCCTATTTGcccatcaagaagaacctTCAGACCTTCTTGATGTCTGCTACTGTAAACGATGACCTCAATGACTTAAAGACTAGATTTTGTTCTAGACCAGctattttgaagttgaacgatgaagaatctgctcagaacaagttgattcAATACTACGCCAGAACAACTGAGTTTGACAAGTTTTTGCTCGCATatgtcattttcaagttgaacttgatcaagggGAAGACCTTGGTGTTTGTCAACAACATCGACAGAGGCTAcagattgaagttgttcctCGAGCAGTTCGGGATCAGATGCTGTATATTGAACAGTGAGCTCCCAATTAACTCCAGATTGCATATCGTAGAAGAATATAACAAGAACGTCTACAACCTACTCATTGCTACCGACGAGACCAATGACTTCACAgtagaaaaagatgaagttgatgatgaagaagaagaagaacaagaacaaagcCAAgagcaacaacaagaagagagcCAAGATAAGAAAGCTTCTTCAGCTAAGACTAAGCaatccaagaagtcaaaaaaacagaagaaggatACCGAATACGGTGTTTCCAGAGGTGTGGACTTCAGGAACGTAGCCTGTGTATTGAATTTTGACTTGCCTACTACGTCCAAGGCATACATCCATAGAATCGGTAGAACTGCCAGAGCCGGCAAAGCCGGTATGGCACTTTCATTCGTATTGCCCATCAAggaagttggaaaacacAAAACTGCATCTTTGTCTACAGCCAAGAAGGACGAGAAAATCTTACGTCGTATAGTAAAGCAACAGTCAAAGAACGgatttgaaatcaaacCTTACCAGTTTGATATGAAGCAGGTGGAAGGTTTCCGTTACAGATCGGAAGATGCGTTCCGTGCCGTGACTCAGACTGCGATCAGAGAAGCCCGTatcaaggagttgaaaaacgaattgatcaactctGACAAGTTGAAGCGTTTCTTTGAGGAAAATCCGCAGGACTTAGCATCGTTGAGGCACGACAAAGAATTGCATCCTACTAGAGTCCAGAGTCACTTGAAGAGGGTTCCAGACTACTTATTGCCAGAAAGCGCTAGACAAGACccaaagaagattggaTTCGTCCCATTCCACAAGAACAAAGTGCacaagaacagaaagaagaagcctACAGGAAGAAAGGCTGATCCCTTGaagtcgttcaagaacagaaaatGAGCATATAGATAAAGTGTATAGCATTCGATCGTAAACTAAAAATATTGATAATGTACATGTCTATAAAGGGAAATAGTAGATGGTGAATTAAaaattggagaaagaaTGCTGATGCTGATGATGAGATTCTGGAACATTTGAGTAGCATAGTCTAGACTAACTATTTTGTGTGTAATCACACTAATCTGCTCAAAATCATGTTCCACAACAAATTTGCCATACAGTTGCATGGGAACATCATCACTTGAGgaatgaaaacgaagataCACACAGAAACAAACGGCCAGAAGCAATAACTGtacttcaacgacttgataTATGAAGATCTGGTGTGTGCCGAGATTTCTCCGTGGTCCCAAAGACTATTAAGGATATTGAACACAAGCTGGAAGAGCGGAGCGCCTACTGCTTGGTCTACAATAATTCTATACACCAAGTTGTCCACCTTAACAATCAACGTATCGATCCACACGACTGTGAAGTAGCCGTTTATGGCTCCCCAGACCATGAATTGGAACACTTTACTAAGgttgaacttcatcttggaGTACTGGTTGATCGACTGAGCCATTGCAGCTGTTGATGATCCAAGAAGAGCTGGACCAAGAACGCCATTGAAGTTGCACAATTTATCGTAGTTGAAATATATTGTCAACGATACAACAGCTTCCACAACCAAATAGATTACAAGCTTACGATGAACGCTACGAGCCATCGGATGGAAGTGGAGGTTGAGATTGGACGTGTTAGAGTCTATAACCGTCAACGGTGTggacttttccaagtcatGGTGTTTTGGAAGATTGGTGAGTTGTATATCTGCGGACATTATGTTACGAGAAACGGTAATGGAATGAATAGCGAGGTTTCAAAGTTGTTTCAATGTTTTGTTCGAGTTTtaattgaagttgtacaTAAAGTTGTCTGAACGTTTTTTCGAAAATTGTACTCAAAAATATTGACAAGTTGTAGTTTTGAATGTTTTCAAGTCGTGGTGTTGAAGCTTGATGGTTCAATAAAATTGTGACAATTTGTTAATAACAAAGTATGAGTGTGTTCCAGCTTGAAAATGGATATGAATAGACCaggatggaaagaaacaaagTGTGTATATGGAACGTTGTAGATACTGCTGTGTTTAGATATCAGAAGTAGTTTTCTTTTCGTGTTCACTGTCTTGATTTGATTGTATGTATTGTGTGGTTACAGGCTGTCAACAAAACTTGaaatagaaagagaaaaagtGCAGAATAACGAATAACGTATTTCTGAGCTTTAAAAAGTAATCTAATTCGAGCAATGACTCTCAACAGTACAACCTTTTTCGAGTCGTGAAATGCTTTACAAAGCTACGgaatcttcagaaaaaCACCCACTTGGAATTTGCAAAAATCACCGTGTCTAAAATTAAATTTTCGCACTTGTCAATATTGTCGCGTGtaatcaacaagaatgtcGCTTAGATCTGGAAGTGCATCTGAAGAACATGCTTGGATGTACGGCAGAAACGAGAATAAATGTAGATCATAATGAAGGAGAACTGACACTGAAAATGGTGATGAGAATGTCAAATAGGTAAAGTCTCCTTTCAGCTGATCTTCGGTGTAGTCTGTGGTACTACCATTCCGAATATTGGTAGCGCTACTATGAATATCCTAGAGGTATTGGTTGCAACAGTCCATTTTCGGAAGTGAAAGGTCTGAACATACCTGATGGTTCAATCACGAAATCAGCTAGTTTGAGTGTTCTTTTGACTTTTCTGCCATCGAAATATGTGCCTATTTCTCTTGGGAAGATTGGTGGTGATTTCTCAAGTAGTAGTAATAGAGGCTTATGCTTTATGTAAGAGCTCATATTGCGGACGATACTTgatttcagattcaaaaCCAAGTTTGCTTCCTTTGGCCCCGTTATTGTTCCGACCGTTCCACAATGGAGTGACTCATGGTAGGGTTGGAGTTGTACCTTGACACGCAAGGACGAGACCAGGGCGAAATAGTCTCTGACAATGCGAAGACACAGCCCAGAAGAGTGTCTAAAAAGAATACAcacaaaatttttcatctacCTGAAGGATTTATAAGTGGTCGAAAAGTAGTTGGATAACTTTCCATTCCCAAGCGTCTTATGTATACTTAGTTGTATATTTTTGTATTAGGGTACATTGTCATATTATACAAGCAGAATATTGGTAAAAATATTCGTTTTCTCCCTTTGTCATGCTCTCATAGTGTCCTGCTCTCTCTTGTCTTATTCCCTTAGAGGCTTTGTTCTCTTGCATTTTCCCTTTTCAAGAGATGTATTTCTTAACCCCCTCTCCTCTATGGGGAACACGGAGTTGAGGCACAGAATCCCGGGCCGAATATTTTGGAGTTGGGTTCCATACGGTCCGATACCCGTTTAGGCGCGCAGCCCACGTCAAATTAGTAATGGCCTCGGGGTTACGACCGGTTGGGTTAAATACTGTGCTTCTTTCGCAATTTTTCACCGGTATGATCTttactacttcttctcctcttCCCTTACTCATCTCTTGCTCAGGATACTTATGTGTTTGCATTTGTAGTTCAGCTGCTAGTTCCAATGAACAAGGAATACGTAGAGCAGCGAAATAGTGTCGATCTTGAAGACGGCACTTCATCCAAATCAACCGAGTTTGTGCAAGAGTCACCAGACGAAAAAGACCCATTTGAAGTCAGGTTTGATGGCACAGGCGATGACAAAGAGGATGCCTCGGGACTTCCGCGGTGGCACAAATGGGCCATCGTGGGTATCATCTCGTTTGGCTCATTGTGTGTCACCTGTATTTCATCTTCGTGGTCTCTATGTTCTCCCATGATCATGGAACACTATGGAATCAGCCACGAAGTGTCCATTTTGGGTATTTCCTTCTATATCTGGGGGTTGGGAACAGGTGGAATCTTCTTGTCGCCAATTAGCGAATTCCACGGCAGGAAGCTCGTGTATATCATCGGTATATCATTGACTGTAGCTTTCATGTTTCTTTCTACTTTCTCAGAGAATATCGGTGCTGTGATGTTCGGCCGGTTCATGAGTGGTTTTGCGGGTCTGAGCTTCATGAGTGTAGCGTCTGGATCCTTTTCGGACTTGTTCAAAGCCCGTAAGACAGAAGAAGGGAAGGATTCTAACAAGGAATTGGCGTTGTCGCTTGTGCTATACTCAGTGTCTCCCTTTGTAGGGCCCGGAATCGGGCCGCTATTAGCAGGCTTCATTAACTCACACATGGACTACAGATGGACATTCTACGTATTAATAATGTGGGCAGGAACGCTTTTGATTCTAGTGGTACTCTTGGTACCTGAAACTTACGAACCAGTACTtttaaagaagaaggctaGAAGATTGCGAAAAGAAACTGGAGACGATCGCTACTATGCTCCCTTAGAAAGAGTCAAAGTCACTTTGTACGAGAGTGTGATTGTTTCGTCCAAAAGGCCCATTCTCTTACTTTTCAGAGACGATATGACATTTGCCTTGTGTTTCTACACGGGGTTTACCTTGGCAGTGGTATaccttttctttgtctcATTTCCATACATCTTCACCAAGGTATATCATTTCTCGTTGGCAGCCCAGGGCATGTCTTTTCTTGGACTTATTGCAGGGATGTTAATCACATCCTTGATATCACCGTATTTTATAAATAAGATCTACATGCGCTTACTAGCCAAAAACAACAACGTCTCTAAGCCCGAGTTCAGATTTATCCCGCTTATGGCTGGGGTATTTATCGTGCCTATAGGATTATTTATTATTGCATGGACTTCATATCCCCACATCCACTGGATTGCACCTATTTTTGGCTCTGCCATTTACGGAGCCGGCACCATTCTTGTGTTCAACGGCATTTTTGGGTATACGGTAGAGGCTTACCGTTTGTATGCTGCTTCTGCAATGGCTACAAACTCTTTTATACGATCCTTAATGTCAGGTGTGTTCCCACTTTTTGGAAGACAGATGTACGAGGCCATGGGTATCCAATGGGCTACAACACTTCTTGCCCTCTTTGCATGTTTATTGATACCCATTCCattcgttttcttcagatACGGCGAGTACCTCCGTAGCAGAAGTCCCTATGCTTGGTCTCAATAAACGTCTACTCATCAAAGCATAATATTTAagaaatatatacaaataaACAGCATTAGATAATAAAAACCAATATTACAAACGGAAGTCGTTGAGAAAATCATCCTCTTTCAGTTCGAAGACGTCTCCACAACTGCCAAGGAGAAAATACCCCCACATTGACAATCAATTTGAGGTACCAGAGGGTCCACCCCTCGAGCTCCATCTATTCCTTGCATTCCGTTGAAAGAAGGTTTGCATGACTGAATGATATTTTCctttggctgcgaaatgCCCCTCACAGAAAAAGGTATATTTAGAAGTCTGCAACATGAACTAATGCCTTATTGCTGCATCGATTGTGTAATTGTACATATGGGCTTAGATGGGCACGTTTTTTACATCTTTGGATTCACAGCTTGTTTGCTTAGGAAAGATCGTAGATTCACAGCTAAAAGAGGCATCTGATTAGCAACTGGTGTTGGTATTAGTCAAAAGCGCAATGGTGTGCGCAAACCCAGAACGCAATAATGTCGACTgtttgcaaccatttctCAGCAAGCGGTGTGGGGCTCACAGCCTTTTTCCAATGCAAGTCATATAATAGAAAAGCAATTGATGCTTATGCTGCTGCAGAAACTGATGGGTGTTTTGTTGGATTGTTTAGGTTAGCCCCGGGACAAATCTGTGGGGAATACCGATTAGTGACTGGAAAGTCATTCCAAGTCCTAGCATATCTAAACGATTTCCTAAGTATAGCCCCTATCTACTTACTTCTTCATAGTGGAAAACTATAAATGGTGCCatgtttgtttgtttgaGGAAGAAAATTATCAAGTTGCAACGTCCAATCAACTAAAAATACACAGAATGTTGGCAattctattcttgttcttacTCACAGCTGTTTCTGCTACCAAGACCTTCGGGGTTCTTGTTATTCGTTCTGGAACGCAGTTCCAGTACGACTCGCTAGTGTCGACTAATGGTATAGTCTACCTTTCCGGTGGAAATGGTATCACTTTCCGTCTCAACGACGACGGTACCTTGTGGAACGATGCTACCAACAACCCGATTTCTTTGGACGGTGACTATAATGTCATTGAAGGTGGTAACCCAACAAATTGGTTCTCTATTGTTGACGACAACTTAGTTTACAACGGCGTCAACTCATTCCAGGCATGCTTGGTAAAGGACAATACTTTCAGGTTATCTGTAAACTGCGTTGGCGGTatccaaatcttcttgagagttgttggtgttCAGGATAGGAACCCAACACCTCCAAGCCCACCACCAGTCAATGGTCGTTTTGGTCTTATTTCCATCCACTCTGGATCGCAGTTCCAATTCAACCCAATCAACAAAGTGCTTACTCATCCTCATGTTTTCTCTGTTGGTGGAGCAGACGGTTCTCCAGTGTCCTTATTCTTGAATGCAGACACTACTTTGACAGATCTGGGTGGTTTAGGTATCTACGTTGATCCTACAACTGGAGAGTTTGGACTCGTTGACCCATTTGGCCAGCTCAAGCCCACGCCTGGCTTCAGTATCAGCGAGGGctacttgaacttctcGCCAAACAATAACTGGAAGGCATGTCCCTCAGGACCTAACCAGTTCTCCTTGGCCAACAATGATTGTACAGGAGGTACTGGCATTGCCTTGAAGATCGCCCAGTAGTGGATGACGGACCCAAGACCAAGAGGCTTACGAAGACTACGAATTTTATGACACCACTATCCTAATGTTATCTTTTGCTGCTATTTTTGATCTGGCTTGCTGTTCTTGTTACAGACTTCCCATCTAATTCTCATATCATTcgtatttcattttctttagTTATTTTGCAGCCGATCAGGCGAAGTCTTAGCAGTGtatttttgaaagaattTTTGTGTTTCCTGgtaatatatataatagCAGTTGCTTGAGTATTATCTAGATATTATTCTGGGGTCGCCGGAGTTATACGAAGATGAATCCTGTGCCCCACAGAAGTAGTTTCGCGATTATGTGCCCTGGCCAGACattgaaatggaaatggaacAGAAACTCATAGAAAAAATCATAGAGACTCGATTACGTAAGCTGAATAATTCTATATAGGTCCGATATCACACCTTGTACTCAACTTGACAAACTCTTTCCAAGCTATATTCACAGCTGTGTGACAGGTCTTATCGACAGAAATGGTAGTACATAACCCAAACAACTGGTATGTGAACGCGGTTTTGCACTTCTTGCATCAGCTTTTCTCCGTTTTTTTCTACTAACTaagtgaatttttcaggcACTGGATAGACAAGAACTGTCTTCCATGGTCCAAGGACTATTTCAGAGACAATGTATTGGAAACGGAGTTTGAAAACGACGAGTACAAGATTGTGCTTACGAGTGTAGATTCGGTCAGTGGCGACTGTGACGTGACCCAGAGAAAGGGGAAAGTCTTGTGCATCTACGATATGAAGTTACAATTTTCATTGAGTGTAGACTTGAAGgccgaagaagatgaggatAAGAACTCATTCAAGGCCAGCATATCGGTGCCAGAGTTTGTGCACGAccaggaagaagacgaataTGTGTTTGAGATTTCTGCCGACGACAAGAAGGCTGAAATCAGAAAGTACTTCGTTCCAGtgttgaagctgaagttgatgaagttcCAGAATGACTTGATCGAGTCTCATGCCAAAGACGTCCAACATGCCACATAGCTTCAGGAAACAATACAAAAGTAGTAACAAAGTAAAATAGTAAAAAACTTAAAAAGTACTGTTGTGGTCCATTCCGTCATTATATATTATAGATAAAGCTAACATTGACAATATAGCAATATGTACATATCATTATACAAGTTATAGCTGTAGGAATAAATATGCCACAACATATCCATAACTACAGCCGAGTTGAGATTTGCTCACAACCTTTTAATAGTTGAAGTCTTTTCAACCTTCAAATCCTTCCGGAACACCCTTGGCTGCTCTTACCGATCCATCACGAGATCCGAGATACACCTCTACGGGACCAGTATCGTTCTGGTCGCCACTGAGACTATACCAT
Protein-coding sequences here:
- the RAD18 gene encoding DNA repair protein and ATPase (go_component nucleus~go_function DNA binding) codes for the protein MSKNPFDRFGVDVTDPTDWASTKLPRLSELDSLKRCYICKEFFTAPVLTVCHHTFCSQCIRQYLLTNSHCPLCKTELYESSLKRDMLLDEIVTCYKSLRPFLLNLLRENEILVKNEPDIEKSENGPSKSNKRPAPVDEDDVIEVLSQGESVPSGSSTPEAQPKKKTKPESQLPALPGKSDQVACPICNKMMSADILQTRHLDDCLSGKTTPPSSNGSHSRKKAGASHGIASFFKKESPVPSSSSSSPSTSNSAFSKAEISQPVGFKESYLKQVEKTNSESVKKLPKLDFQSLSTPKLKEKLAALNLKVQGSRSQLEMRYNQFYVLYNSNLDSSRPVSEKQLKSTLNKWEQSHSAFNTESSTLFSSRASISNRSITSKTFSVREWLQVYHQEFRELIRAARASAKKDKKSKAKNTIDVIEEAEYVEVSKKDDSRPQQEHGSTESKVPQLTPELDMELVDMDFADDIANSSLFGGT
- the FOC1 gene encoding Probable formate transporter 1 (Formate channel 1) (go_component membrane~go_function transporter activity~go_process transport), yielding MDETYYLTTHETALAVVATAMKKARLRIDTLALSSLMGGILFSTGGMLYVLVESYCPGLRESNPGIIYLIQGALFPIGLFYVVIMGVDLFNSNILFFSTALCRGAVSFLDLFISWFVSYWLNLVGNIFVCYIICHYSHVSQEPSFIEGSITVVETKVKFSFVANLIKAIAGNFFVSLAIYLQLMAKPLHVKLIMMVLPIFSFVAMGFTHAVADMYLLIMGTINGAPVSVGELAWKLFLPGALGNIIGGSFFGVVITWYLHLVVVERDQRQLHLPQYEVRDEQPELGMDSRVVRQQPSVEITEEFPTLEEKLGEERLSSDSSNLEVYRSRSRLISSDLARISSRATGISRITTRTIRTAKKSPKNVFPVYGMGPASSKDQKIASGRDDYDDNDTNSMYSASQELGPNEVPSADYIGEQLRKVISRKGSSAGSNLRRKVSDLESQR
- the DBP9 gene encoding ATP-dependent RNA helicase DBP9 (DEAD-box protein 9) (go_function nucleic acid binding; helicase activity; ATP binding) produces the protein MSTTSASEAYVDDNSSWDSFHLDARLVQAIDQLGFEHPTLIQASAIPLALEEKRDIIAKASTGSGKTGAYVIPIIHNLLTDAEVESGNHHIKSIILVPTRELSNQVLQFVEKLLVYSNNRINAINLSANLSDQVVNSLLMNKPEIIISTPAKLIQVLEKNANKDLIDLSTVRNLTIDEVDLVLSYGYLEDLQKLETYLPIKKNLQTFLMSATVNDDLNDLKTRFCSRPAILKLNDEESAQNKLIQYYARTTEFDKFLLAYVIFKLNLIKGKTLVFVNNIDRGYRLKLFLEQFGIRCCILNSELPINSRLHIVEEYNKNVYNLLIATDETNDFTVEKDEQQQEESQDKKASSAKTKQSKKSKKQKKDTEYGVSRGVDFRNVACVLNFDLPTTSKAYIHRIGRTARAGKAGMALSFVLPIKEVGKHKTASLSTAKKDEKILRRIVKQQSKNGFEIKPYQFDMKQVEGFRYRSEDAFRAVTQTAIREARIKELKNELINSDKLKRFFEENPQDLASLRHDKELHPTRVQSHLKRVPDYLLPESARQDPKKIGFVPFHKNKVHKNRKKKPTGRKADPLKSFKNRK
- a CDS encoding predicted protein, whose translation is MSADIQLTNLPKHHDLEKSTPLTVIDSNTSNLNLHFHPMARSVHRKLVIYLVVEAVVSLTIYFNYDKLCNFNGVLGPALLGSSTAAMAQSINQYSKMKFNLSKVFQFMVWGAINGYFTVVWIDTLIVKVDNLVYRIIVDQAVGAPLFQLVFNILNSLWDHGEISAHTRSSYIKSLKYSYCFWPFVSVCIFVFIPQVMMFPCNCMANLLWNMILSRLV